In Helicobacter pylori, a single genomic region encodes these proteins:
- a CDS encoding DNA methyltransferase gives MLKEYLESIRDLTPEKNELTHRPFLHNLLDKLKNHFNKEFKIEHEPKKDKQWGQPDFRISYQGLNIGYIENKKVGFDLNQLLEEKQILKYLELNPNLMLTDYLNFVWVGKDENNEPSIKRKISIASLDEPPKPPKPNPQTTERDLIDFFRGFFNHEAAPITNAKDFANALSAPTKYLKDALIQYQKDTQVSSIFKNFKEYLYEELSFEDFSDAFAQTLTYSLFLAKLNHPFEKINLDNVRSSIPKNFAVIREMADFLKKLDAIKEIQWLLNEILSLINHVDMDSIIKDLNDDKDPYLHFYETFLSAYDPKLREKKGVYYTPDSVVEFIINALDSLLKTHFKDAPLGLKSALDNENIKLLDFATGTGTFLLEAFRKALEVRKTSDGGTSTKEDKYQNLLKQFYGFEYLIAPYAIAHLNLSQAFKEEFKKPLKENDALQIILTNTLIQPSEIIARRGLQPIFEKELKSAQEIKKDEKILIITGNPPYSGASSNEGLFEWEVKATYGIEPEFQTIEIEKNVKLTDKIKKLLNNIQTQKQGDKSVKNTNKDALKNLKQLHSKYKLQNEKNPKWLLDDYVKFMRFAQNKIESLGHGLFGFISNNAFLDNPTFRGLRCSLLECYDELYILNLHGNARKKEETPQGTKDENVFNIMQGVSINLFVKKVQTTKQKIHYYDVYGQRAEKYAFLAQNDLNSIEWLEIAPREPSYLLIPQKTPLLDEYEQGFSVQEVFQVGSTGICSQRDHVVFHKDKESLLKLLKDFSTLEPSELRRIYDIKKDGRDWRLEYAIKDVKANANNLEKYIVLCQYRPFDFYYTYYTGKSKSFIAYPRGEVFKHMLPTHPTNPKTPNQTHQNVALNISRQSKMHGEWRYVMAHKELVDINLIASAGSMGVGYNYPLYQFKHPNYTENFTPEFRSFIDKHYSHPFEPLEVLGYIYALLYSPNYRKRYEEFLKADYPKILFTNNKDLFRALSLLGIELIGLHVLNKENLNYSFGKLKDATIGESCYSPSSKLTEAHDRNPIIKKPAYNEPEQRLYINHSAYFRGVSEEIYDYRIGGYGVLDKYLKSHKNEPCDFDHVSNIIKVIARTIEIQKTLGFLTSDLPHLKGNDSKALMQEILQNPPPI, from the coding sequence ATGCTAAAAGAATATTTAGAAAGCATTAGAGATCTGACGCCTGAAAAGAATGAACTCACGCACCGCCCTTTTTTACACAACTTGCTTGATAAGTTAAAAAACCATTTCAATAAAGAGTTTAAGATTGAACATGAGCCTAAAAAAGACAAACAATGGGGTCAGCCTGATTTTCGCATCTCTTATCAAGGGCTTAACATCGGCTATATAGAAAATAAAAAAGTGGGGTTCGATCTTAACCAACTCTTAGAAGAAAAACAAATCCTTAAATACTTAGAATTAAACCCTAACCTCATGCTCACCGATTACCTTAATTTCGTGTGGGTAGGGAAAGATGAAAATAATGAGCCTTCAATTAAAAGAAAAATCTCTATCGCTAGCCTTGATGAGCCCCCTAAACCCCCAAAACCCAACCCGCAAACTACCGAGCGCGATCTGATTGATTTCTTTAGAGGGTTTTTCAATCACGAAGCAGCCCCTATCACTAACGCTAAAGATTTCGCAAACGCATTAAGCGCGCCCACCAAGTATTTAAAAGACGCTTTAATCCAATACCAAAAAGACACGCAAGTTTCTAGCATTTTTAAGAATTTTAAAGAATATCTTTATGAAGAATTGAGTTTTGAAGACTTTAGCGATGCGTTCGCTCAAACGCTCACCTACAGCCTTTTTCTAGCCAAGCTCAACCACCCTTTTGAAAAAATTAATTTGGATAATGTGAGGAGTTCCATCCCTAAAAATTTCGCTGTGATCAGAGAAATGGCGGATTTTTTAAAGAAGCTTGATGCAATCAAAGAAATCCAATGGCTTTTAAATGAAATTCTAAGCTTAATCAATCATGTTGATATGGATTCTATTATTAAAGATTTGAATGACGATAAAGACCCTTATTTGCACTTTTATGAAACCTTTTTAAGCGCTTATGACCCTAAATTGCGAGAGAAAAAGGGCGTGTATTACACCCCAGATTCTGTGGTGGAATTCATCATTAACGCTTTGGATAGCCTGCTCAAAACGCATTTCAAAGACGCTCCTTTAGGCTTAAAAAGCGCTTTAGATAACGAAAACATCAAGCTCTTAGACTTTGCCACCGGCACCGGCACTTTTTTATTAGAGGCGTTCAGGAAAGCGCTAGAAGTGAGAAAAACAAGCGATGGAGGCACCTCCACTAAAGAGGACAAATACCAAAACCTCTTGAAGCAATTTTATGGGTTTGAATACTTGATCGCTCCTTATGCCATCGCTCATTTGAATCTCAGCCAAGCCTTTAAGGAGGAATTTAAAAAACCTCTCAAAGAAAACGATGCGCTTCAAATCATTTTAACCAACACCCTCATACAGCCTAGTGAAATCATCGCTCGTCGTGGGCTACAACCGATTTTTGAAAAAGAGCTTAAAAGTGCTCAAGAAATTAAAAAAGATGAAAAGATCCTTATCATCACCGGTAATCCCCCTTATAGCGGGGCGAGCAGTAATGAGGGCTTGTTTGAATGGGAAGTAAAAGCCACTTACGGCATAGAGCCTGAATTTCAAACCATAGAAATTGAAAAAAATGTTAAGCTTACCGACAAAATCAAAAAACTTCTAAACAACATTCAAACCCAAAAGCAAGGCGATAAAAGCGTCAAAAACACCAACAAAGATGCCCTAAAGAATCTTAAACAACTCCATTCCAAATACAAACTACAAAATGAGAAAAACCCTAAATGGCTCCTAGACGATTACGTGAAATTCATGCGTTTCGCTCAAAACAAGATCGAATCATTAGGGCATGGCCTTTTTGGCTTTATCTCTAACAACGCCTTTTTAGACAACCCTACTTTTAGGGGGTTAAGGTGCTCTCTTTTAGAATGCTACGATGAGCTTTATATCTTAAATTTGCATGGAAACGCTAGGAAAAAGGAGGAAACCCCACAAGGCACAAAAGATGAAAACGTTTTCAATATCATGCAAGGCGTGTCCATTAATCTTTTTGTCAAAAAGGTGCAAACAACCAAGCAAAAAATCCACTATTATGATGTTTATGGCCAAAGGGCTGAAAAATACGCCTTTTTAGCCCAAAACGATTTGAATAGCATTGAATGGCTTGAGATTGCCCCAAGAGAGCCTTCTTACTTGCTCATACCCCAAAAAACGCCCTTGTTAGATGAATACGAACAAGGCTTTAGCGTTCAGGAGGTGTTTCAAGTTGGAAGCACTGGCATTTGTTCGCAACGAGATCATGTCGTTTTCCATAAAGACAAAGAAAGCTTGTTAAAGCTTTTAAAAGATTTTTCAACCTTAGAACCCAGTGAATTACGCAGAATTTATGATATTAAAAAAGATGGCAGAGATTGGCGTTTAGAATATGCCATTAAAGATGTTAAGGCAAACGCTAACAATTTAGAAAAATACATTGTTTTGTGCCAATACCGCCCTTTTGATTTTTACTACACTTATTATACCGGTAAATCAAAGTCTTTTATCGCTTATCCACGAGGCGAAGTATTCAAGCACATGTTACCCACCCACCCAACAAACCCTAAAACACCCAATCAAACGCACCAAAATGTTGCACTCAACATCTCACGACAAAGCAAAATGCATGGCGAATGGCGTTATGTGATGGCACATAAAGAATTAGTTGATATAAATCTAATAGCTTCGGCAGGAAGCATGGGGGTAGGATATAATTACCCCCTTTATCAATTCAAACACCCCAACTACACCGAAAATTTTACGCCAGAGTTTAGAAGCTTTATAGACAAGCATTATAGCCACCCTTTTGAGCCGCTAGAGGTTTTAGGCTATATCTATGCACTATTGTATTCCCCAAACTACCGCAAGCGTTATGAAGAGTTTCTCAAAGCCGATTACCCTAAAATCCTTTTCACAAACAATAAGGATTTGTTTAGGGCTTTAAGCCTTTTAGGGATTGAATTAATCGGCTTGCATGTCTTAAATAAAGAAAACTTGAATTACAGCTTTGGAAAATTAAAAGACGCCACCATAGGCGAATCCTGCTATTCACCAAGCAGCAAATTAACAGAAGCGCATGATCGTAACCCCATCATCAAAAAACCCGCTTATAACGAGCCAGAACAACGGCTTTATATCAACCATAGCGCTTATTTTAGGGGGGTGAGTGAAGAAATTTATGATTATAGAATAGGGGGGTATGGCGTTTTAGACAAATATTTAAAAAGCCATAAAAACGAGCCTTGCGACTTTGATCATGTAAGCAATATCATTAAAGTCATCGCGCGCACGATTGAAATCCAAAAAACGCTTGGATTTTTAACGAGCGATTTGCCCCATTTAAAAGGGAATGACAGCAAAGCGTTAATGCAAGAAATCTTGCAAAATCCACCCCCCATTTAA
- a CDS encoding lipopolysaccharide heptosyltransferase family protein, whose amino-acid sequence MKSLLSLFLKSKLSYLYYCPYVAFVLMVVTIAKIPLIQKIPVIRRFFKNRYTFQKDNLVHIQNQLDRLLTLTKPTPPPIRKKTLCFIRLDIIGDYILYRNFLPLFKKYFEDYETTFIGNATIKDMAIHCDSQYIDKFIFLDNIYWEKYLRIGANGSRLSKLKELLFFLPKFMRKRYEDVSNLRKESYEICINSSMFYFSTKEDAIIKHLIAENKVGVFCTHPIESSFRTDYRKRGEIRKSFYTHLFYPKEVPQFLYDSNQDFFQSFFKHFKGVDIGFVELELKLPIAFEYEKFKNILKPPYGVLNLGASDDFRVYKRFDEMIYFLNPDYQLILCGNSKEDEKLANSILKRHKNAISLVNQTDLIEYLYLLKNASFAMGNESSITHLSACLKIPHAFIVSSGLSSPRFHPYPKEIGPNIHMIYPRDFQKIISRSSNWMFKAMTMPHPPVDFVNPQDIISAIKCFAPHLLKEDAPSNTNETTYFERV is encoded by the coding sequence TTGAAATCTTTACTCTCTTTGTTTTTAAAGTCAAAATTATCCTATCTTTATTATTGCCCTTATGTAGCTTTCGTTTTAATGGTTGTAACCATTGCAAAAATTCCTCTTATTCAAAAGATTCCTGTTATTAGAAGGTTCTTTAAAAATCGTTATACCTTTCAAAAAGATAACCTTGTTCACATCCAAAACCAACTAGACAGATTGCTCACCCTCACAAAGCCTACTCCTCCACCCATTCGTAAAAAAACCTTATGTTTTATCCGCTTGGACATTATTGGAGATTATATACTCTATCGCAATTTTTTACCTCTTTTTAAAAAATATTTTGAAGATTATGAAACCACCTTTATTGGAAACGCTACTATCAAGGATATGGCAATCCATTGCGATTCCCAATATATAGATAAGTTTATCTTTTTAGATAACATTTACTGGGAAAAATACTTGCGGATTGGCGCTAATGGCTCACGCCTTTCAAAATTAAAAGAATTGTTATTTTTTCTCCCAAAGTTCATGAGAAAACGCTACGAAGATGTTTCTAATTTAAGAAAAGAAAGCTATGAGATATGCATTAATAGTTCTATGTTTTATTTTTCAACTAAAGAAGACGCTATTATAAAGCACTTGATTGCCGAAAATAAAGTGGGGGTTTTTTGCACCCACCCAATAGAATCTTCCTTTAGGACTGATTATAGAAAGAGAGGGGAAATTAGAAAAAGCTTTTACACGCATTTATTCTACCCTAAAGAAGTGCCGCAATTTCTCTATGATTCAAATCAAGATTTTTTTCAGTCTTTTTTTAAGCATTTTAAAGGCGTGGATATAGGGTTTGTTGAACTTGAATTAAAACTCCCCATCGCTTTTGAATATGAAAAGTTTAAGAATATTCTAAAACCACCTTATGGCGTGTTGAATCTCGGAGCTAGCGATGATTTTAGAGTGTATAAACGCTTTGATGAGATGATCTATTTTTTAAATCCTGACTACCAACTCATTCTTTGCGGGAACTCTAAAGAAGATGAAAAGCTTGCCAATTCCATTCTAAAACGCCACAAAAATGCCATTTCTTTAGTCAATCAAACCGATTTGATAGAATACCTTTATCTTTTAAAGAACGCTAGTTTTGCGATGGGCAATGAGTCTTCCATCACGCATTTGAGCGCTTGTTTGAAAATCCCTCATGCGTTCATAGTCTCTTCAGGTCTCTCAAGCCCAAGATTCCACCCCTACCCAAAGGAAATTGGCCCTAATATCCATATGATCTATCCAAGAGATTTTCAAAAAATAATTTCTAGGTCTAGCAACTGGATGTTCAAAGCCATGACTATGCCGCACCCACCAGTGGATTTTGTGAACCCGCAAGATATTATTAGCGCCATTAAATGTTTTGCACCCCATCTCTTGAAAGAAGATGCGCCATCTAATACCAACGAAACAACCTATTTTGAACGGGTTTGA
- a CDS encoding lipopolysaccharide heptosyltransferase family protein, which yields MKPLIIVFSLSSVPKSVVLVYQSFKFVLYYKIKFLFGINILKLLLPIAILLLPIVLVYAYFNRKTSDWSLRLFEMTQRLIDKLLSIAPIKRQNATEKALCIVRLDVVGDYILTRNFFAPFKEHYEDYKIVFIGNSIIKDLSVVADSPYVDEFYFLDHSIWNQYNGYIHSRQHAFRFLRYLLKFFIKRYNELLMLKKTHYEIAINPILPWGDILRDDIVMKHLDASFKVSVRHEPFVDRGHHSVYVSDGKISHFYTHLFNIPKVSKFLFEFHQDLFSAFFKTFKGVDLAPVSFGMELPPSSVLKESSQNLLNGLSSRYGVLNLGSSDFFRCYRYFNRIVRYLNEDIQLVICGTTPTEAKEAAKLVKAHKNAISLVGKTSLLEYAYIIKGAEFALGNESSIAHFAAALKVPYIFILSNGSSYATFHPYPRTLCATHHVIYPTEFANLRESKKIWEQRDVNTIKPSAVIASIKEHAPHLLKENTPDDIDKDYFIEEV from the coding sequence ATGAAGCCATTAATCATTGTTTTTAGCCTTAGCTCTGTGCCTAAATCTGTGGTGCTGGTGTATCAAAGTTTTAAATTTGTGTTATACTACAAGATAAAATTTTTGTTTGGGATTAATATTTTGAAACTACTATTACCTATTGCAATCCTACTATTACCTATTGTGCTTGTTTACGCTTATTTTAACCGAAAGACTTCTGATTGGTCTCTTAGGCTCTTTGAAATGACGCAACGCCTGATTGACAAGCTGCTTTCTATCGCTCCCATTAAACGCCAAAACGCCACAGAAAAAGCCTTGTGTATTGTGAGACTGGATGTGGTGGGGGATTATATTTTAACGCGCAATTTTTTTGCCCCCTTCAAAGAGCATTACGAAGATTATAAGATTGTTTTTATTGGCAATTCAATCATCAAAGATTTGAGTGTGGTTGCCGATAGCCCTTATGTTGATGAATTTTATTTCTTAGATCATTCCATTTGGAATCAATATAATGGATACATTCACAGCAGGCAACATGCCTTTAGATTTCTGCGTTATTTGCTCAAATTTTTCATCAAGCGCTACAATGAATTGTTGATGCTTAAAAAAACGCATTACGAGATTGCCATTAACCCCATTTTGCCTTGGGGTGACATTTTAAGAGATGATATAGTGATGAAACACTTAGACGCTTCTTTTAAGGTTAGCGTAAGGCATGAACCTTTTGTGGATAGGGGTCATCATAGTGTCTATGTTAGCGACGGGAAAATCAGTCATTTTTACACCCATCTTTTCAATATCCCTAAGGTGAGCAAATTCTTATTTGAATTCCATCAAGACTTATTTTCTGCTTTTTTCAAAACTTTTAAAGGAGTGGATTTAGCTCCTGTATCTTTTGGCATGGAATTGCCACCATCTTCAGTTCTTAAAGAAAGTTCGCAAAATTTACTCAATGGTTTGAGTTCTCGCTATGGCGTGTTGAATTTGGGATCAAGCGATTTTTTTAGGTGTTATAGGTATTTTAATAGGATTGTGCGTTATTTGAATGAAGACATTCAGCTAGTGATTTGCGGGACAACGCCCACAGAAGCAAAAGAAGCTGCTAAATTGGTAAAAGCTCATAAAAATGCCATATCGTTAGTAGGGAAAACTAGCTTATTGGAATACGCCTATATCATTAAGGGCGCTGAATTTGCATTAGGAAATGAATCCAGTATCGCTCATTTTGCAGCGGCTCTTAAAGTGCCTTACATCTTTATTTTAAGCAATGGCAGTTCTTATGCAACCTTTCACCCTTATCCTAGAACGCTTTGCGCTACCCATCATGTGATTTATCCCACCGAATTTGCAAATCTTAGAGAATCAAAGAAAATTTGGGAACAACGAGATGTGAATACGATAAAACCTAGTGCCGTGATAGCAAGCATCAAAGAACACGCCCCACATTTATTAAAAGAGAACACTCCTGATGATATTGATAAAGATTACTTCATAGAAGAAGTGTGA
- a CDS encoding DNA methyltransferase — MGEHSESVILSRLKKVIGGFKSGAAKEFNGGGVIKVYALESCEEILKALKEALIW, encoded by the coding sequence ATGGGGGAGCATTCTGAGAGCGTGATTTTGTCTCGTCTTAAAAAGGTTATTGGCGGTTTTAAAAGCGGTGCGGCTAAAGAATTTAATGGAGGTGGGGTAATCAAAGTTTATGCATTAGAAAGCTGTGAAGAGATTTTAAAAGCCTTAAAAGAAGCGCTCATTTGGTAA
- a CDS encoding PDZ domain-containing protein, translating into MVLLTMTKRLFKGLLAISLAVSLHGGEVKEKKPVKPVKEDPQELAAKRVEAFSRFSNVVSEIEKKYVDKISISEIMTKAIEGLLSNLDAHSAYLNEKKFKEFQAQTEGEFGGLGITVGMRDGVLTVIAPLEGTPAYKAGVKSGDNILKINNESTLSMSIDDAINLMRGKPKTSIQITVVRKNEPKPLVFNIVRDIIKIPSVSVKKIKDTPYLYVRVNSFDKNVTKSVLDGLKANPKTKGIVLDLRGNPGGLLNQAVGLSNLFIKEGVLVSQRGKNKEENLEYKANGRAPYTNLPVVVLVNGGSASASEIVAGALQDHKRAIIIGEKTFGKGSVQVLLPVNKDEAIKITTARYYLPSGRTIQAKGITPDIVIYPGKVPENENKFSLKEADLKHHLEQELKKLDDKNPNSKEADKDKKSEEEKEVTPKMINDDIQLKTAIDSLKTWSIVDEKMDEKAPKKK; encoded by the coding sequence GTGGTGCTATTAACAATGACAAAACGACTTTTTAAAGGGTTGTTAGCGATTTCTCTTGCTGTGAGTTTGCATGGTGGTGAAGTTAAGGAAAAAAAGCCGGTCAAGCCGGTTAAAGAAGATCCGCAAGAATTAGCGGCTAAAAGGGTGGAGGCGTTCAGTCGTTTCTCTAATGTGGTTTCAGAAATTGAAAAAAAGTATGTGGATAAAATCAGTATTTCTGAGATCATGACTAAAGCGATTGAGGGCTTGCTCTCTAATTTGGACGCGCATTCAGCGTATTTGAACGAAAAGAAGTTTAAGGAATTTCAAGCCCAAACCGAGGGCGAATTTGGGGGGCTTGGGATCACGGTGGGCATGCGCGATGGCGTTTTGACCGTTATTGCTCCCTTAGAAGGCACTCCCGCTTACAAGGCTGGGGTTAAGTCAGGCGATAACATTCTAAAAATCAATAATGAAAGCACGCTGAGCATGAGCATTGATGATGCGATCAACCTCATGCGTGGCAAGCCAAAGACCTCTATCCAGATCACTGTTGTGAGAAAAAACGAGCCAAAACCCTTGGTGTTTAACATTGTTAGAGACATCATCAAAATCCCCTCTGTCTCTGTGAAAAAGATTAAAGACACGCCTTATTTGTATGTGAGAGTCAATTCTTTTGATAAAAATGTTACCAAATCGGTTTTAGACGGCTTAAAAGCTAACCCTAAGACTAAGGGGATCGTGTTGGATTTGAGGGGGAATCCTGGAGGGCTATTAAACCAGGCGGTAGGCTTGTCTAACCTTTTCATTAAAGAGGGGGTTTTAGTCTCTCAAAGAGGTAAAAATAAGGAGGAAAACTTAGAATACAAGGCTAATGGCAGAGCCCCTTATACCAATTTACCTGTTGTGGTGTTAGTCAATGGCGGTTCAGCGAGCGCGAGCGAGATCGTCGCAGGGGCACTGCAGGATCACAAACGAGCCATCATTATCGGTGAAAAAACCTTTGGTAAGGGAAGCGTGCAAGTGTTGCTCCCTGTCAATAAAGACGAAGCGATTAAAATCACAACCGCGCGCTATTATTTACCGAGCGGGCGCACCATTCAAGCTAAGGGGATCACGCCTGATATTGTGATTTATCCGGGTAAAGTGCCAGAAAATGAAAATAAATTCAGTTTGAAAGAAGCGGATTTAAAACACCATTTAGAGCAAGAGCTTAAAAAACTTGACGATAAAAACCCTAATTCCAAAGAGGCGGATAAAGACAAGAAAAGCGAAGAGGAAAAAGAGGTTACTCCTAAAATGATCAATGATGATATTCAGCTAAAAACCGCTATTGACAGCTTGAAAACCTGGTCTATCGTGGATGAGAAAATGGATGAAAAAGCGCCTAAGAAGAAATAA
- a CDS encoding SH3 domain-containing protein — protein MGFLFEKSLMGFCAHSIKILKIISLILSFLVAFLVAENTHEPEEIKAKVAYVKIPQLEDLENNPVYIGQIIGVTYDLLLFDAEFLEAKIKDGWDKTQIELLSKMPKWKKVEKELFRATYYYKIKGVKAIIPSLEVSAFSNKDKYIDHSIAPKVALQVTDLSKNPRYANVMAKDLQVVQYKTKDYDDKNNILVMELAFKEANWENFHIKEALKQGFDNASLSQIKAKEGSVFYYCVLPKTIQSLSFDYFSLSNRQFKTLSFSAIPTQDTTGIQSDLIPKNNFLVFSNVALLALCVFFLVLFFIFGRKLIFLGLGILCLGFVLYHLLFTQKSALLLAHKKIRILPTQNSTILGLSKDEMPIKILGSHDDYYKILTPHEQIGWVKKDEVK, from the coding sequence ATGGGGTTTTTATTTGAAAAATCGTTAATGGGTTTTTGCGCCCACTCAATCAAAATCCTTAAAATCATCAGTTTGATTTTAAGCTTTTTGGTGGCTTTTTTGGTTGCTGAAAACACTCACGAGCCAGAAGAGATCAAGGCTAAAGTGGCTTATGTGAAAATCCCCCAATTAGAAGATTTGGAAAACAACCCGGTTTATATCGGTCAAATCATAGGCGTAACTTATGATTTATTGCTGTTTGACGCTGAGTTTTTGGAAGCCAAAATCAAAGACGGGTGGGATAAAACCCAGATTGAGCTTTTAAGCAAAATGCCTAAATGGAAAAAGGTGGAAAAAGAGCTTTTCAGAGCGACTTATTATTACAAGATTAAGGGCGTAAAAGCGATTATTCCGTCCTTAGAAGTGAGCGCGTTTTCCAATAAAGACAAATACATCGATCATTCCATAGCCCCAAAAGTTGCTTTGCAGGTAACGGATTTGTCAAAAAACCCTCGTTACGCGAATGTCATGGCCAAAGATTTACAAGTTGTGCAATACAAAACCAAAGACTATGACGATAAAAACAATATTTTGGTGATGGAATTAGCGTTCAAAGAGGCTAATTGGGAAAATTTTCACATCAAAGAAGCGCTAAAACAGGGGTTTGATAACGCCTCTTTAAGCCAAATCAAGGCTAAAGAAGGGAGCGTTTTTTATTATTGCGTGTTGCCTAAAACCATTCAAAGCCTTTCTTTTGATTATTTTTCGCTTTCTAATAGGCAGTTTAAAACGCTGTCTTTTTCAGCCATTCCCACTCAAGACACTACCGGTATTCAAAGCGATCTCATCCCTAAAAACAATTTTTTAGTCTTTTCTAATGTGGCGTTGCTCGCTTTGTGCGTGTTTTTCTTGGTGTTGTTTTTCATTTTTGGGCGCAAACTCATTTTTTTAGGGCTTGGGATTTTGTGCTTAGGGTTTGTTTTGTATCACCTTTTATTCACGCAAAAGTCAGCCCTATTGCTCGCTCATAAAAAAATCCGCATTCTGCCCACGCAAAATTCCACCATTTTAGGGCTTTCTAAAGATGAAATGCCCATTAAAATCTTAGGCTCGCATGATGATTATTATAAAATCCTAACCCCGCATGAACAAATAGGATGGGTCAAAAAAGATGAAGTCAAATAA
- a CDS encoding 1-acyl-sn-glycerol-3-phosphate acyltransferase gives MKSNKKSNHLRAIYRALVIAIGLAVIIVFNYFNRKNNNARSSRRACSCFFSLTGVNLEKIGAFDTDAKLIVLNHQSLLDIIYLEAYHPSNICWIAKKELGEIPFYGHALTDTGMILIDREDKKGIVSLLKACKEKLDQNRPLVIFPEGTRGKGGEKFLPFKQGAKIIAEKFQLKIQPMVLINSIKIFNSKPLEAYKARTRLVMLESYTPDFNSPTWYEELQERMQKEYLKHYHELNA, from the coding sequence ATGAAGTCAAATAAAAAGTCCAATCATTTAAGAGCGATTTATAGGGCTTTAGTGATCGCTATAGGCTTAGCCGTTATCATTGTTTTCAATTATTTTAACCGCAAAAACAATAACGCCCGCTCCAGCCGTAGGGCTTGTTCGTGCTTTTTTTCCCTTACTGGGGTTAATTTAGAAAAAATAGGCGCTTTTGATACGGACGCTAAACTCATTGTCTTAAACCACCAAAGCTTACTAGACATTATTTATTTAGAAGCCTACCACCCTAGTAATATTTGCTGGATCGCTAAAAAAGAGCTGGGCGAAATCCCTTTTTATGGGCATGCCTTAACGGATACCGGAATGATTTTGATTGACAGAGAGGATAAAAAGGGGATCGTGAGCCTTTTAAAAGCATGTAAGGAAAAACTAGACCAAAACCGCCCCTTAGTGATTTTCCCTGAAGGCACTAGAGGCAAAGGGGGAGAAAAATTCCTCCCTTTCAAGCAAGGGGCTAAGATTATCGCTGAAAAATTCCAGCTCAAAATCCAGCCCATGGTGTTAATCAATTCCATTAAAATCTTTAATTCCAAACCCCTAGAAGCCTATAAAGCCCGCACCCGTTTAGTCATGCTAGAAAGTTATACGCCTGATTTTAACTCGCCCACCTGGTATGAAGAATTACAAGAACGCATGCAAAAAGAGTATTTAAAACACTACCACGAACTAAACGCATGA
- a CDS encoding uracil-DNA glycosylase, whose translation MRLFDYAPLSLAWREFLQSEFKKPYFLEIEKRYLEALKSPKTIFPRSSNLFCALNLTPPSAVKIILLGQDPYHSTYLENERELPVAMGLSFSVEKNAPIPPSLKNIFKELHANLGVPVPCYGDLSAWAKRGMLLLNAILSVEKNQAASHQYIGWEAFSDQILMRLFKTTAPLIVVLLGKVAQKKIALIPPNKHIIITAPHPSPLSRGFLGSGVFTSVQKAYREVYRKDFDFSL comes from the coding sequence ATGAGGCTTTTTGACTACGCTCCTTTGAGTTTGGCTTGGCGGGAGTTTTTGCAAAGCGAATTTAAAAAGCCTTATTTTTTAGAAATAGAAAAACGCTACTTAGAAGCCCTAAAAAGCCCTAAAACCATTTTCCCTAGAAGCTCTAATCTGTTTTGTGCGCTCAATCTAACGCCCCCTAGTGCGGTTAAAATCATCCTTTTAGGGCAAGACCCCTACCATTCCACCTACCTAGAAAATGAGCGAGAATTGCCGGTGGCGATGGGCTTAAGCTTTAGCGTGGAAAAAAACGCCCCCATCCCCCCAAGCTTAAAAAATATTTTTAAAGAATTGCATGCGAATTTAGGCGTGCCTGTGCCTTGTTATGGGGATTTGAGCGCATGGGCTAAAAGGGGCATGCTGTTATTGAACGCCATTTTAAGCGTGGAAAAAAACCAAGCCGCTTCGCACCAATATATTGGCTGGGAAGCTTTTAGCGATCAAATATTGATGCGCCTTTTTAAAACGACCGCTCCTTTAATCGTGGTGTTATTAGGGAAAGTCGCCCAAAAAAAGATCGCGCTAATTCCCCCTAATAAGCACATCATCATCACAGCCCCTCACCCTAGCCCATTATCTAGGGGGTTTTTAGGGAGTGGGGTTTTTACAAGCGTTCAAAAAGCTTATAGAGAGGTTTATCGCAAGGATTTTGATTTCAGTTTGTGA